In the genome of Oscarella lobularis chromosome 1, ooOscLobu1.1, whole genome shotgun sequence, one region contains:
- the LOC136195586 gene encoding A disintegrin and metalloproteinase with thrombospondin motifs 18-like, with product MHLLQLQLCTLLIGVWLCQAAKLHNKMTADELARLLGSRSLDEIPDYDLVSPFQVDEHGSFHSNDLSTIHLRTRRSDYHLVKDVPAHFKVPAFGDVHHLAVSPNNELLSPGFLLQVHLENGKIDTHYEYTHSQYVGTVRGDEDSHVAISNHGGNLMGVIITANMTLMLQPLPDHHSIGSVANPDNHTHIVYRRQANDALTTRPYGRARGCDVNESIPAEDYQEAQRGEYLPGGKLQTLASGLDQQYVVEAIVVGDKELLRKWNYNVNNVKYYIITLMNIASSMYNRDKLGYDVRLVLTRIAIFQSENAQRDQRLYISQNSKTTLESFCDWQARTKPEANSRLAYDHAFLFTGYGLCFGRNEDCWELGRAWVQGMCRDKYACSVNAEKGMQLGFVFAHELGHNLGMSHDGANGRCRAENGYVMKSSTGLAQNIYLWSSCSKNYLLSYL from the exons ATGCATTTGCTGCAACTACAACTTTGTACCCTACTCATTGGAGTGTGGCTCTGTCAAGCTGCTAAG CTACACAATAAAATGACGGCAGACGAGCTAGCTCGGCTGCTTGGATCGAGATCTCTCGACGAAA TTCCAGACTACGACCTCGTATCCCCATTTCAAGTCGATGAACACGGATCGTTTCACAGTAACGATCTATCGACGATTCACTTGCGAACGCGACGCTCCGACTATCATCTCGTCAAAGACGTTCCGGCTCATTTCAAAGTGCCGGCGTTCGGCGACGTGCACCACTTGGCCGTCTCGCCTAACAACGAATTGCTGTCACCCGGCTTTCTCCTACAAGTTCACCTAGAGAATGGAAAAATCGACACGCACTACGAATATACTCATTCGCAGTACGTCGGCACGGTCCGAGGCGACGAAGACTCTCACGTGGCCATAAGCAATCACGGCGGAAATCTC ATGGGTGTGATCATCACAGCTAATATGACCCTGATGCTTCAGCCTCTTCCCGACCATCACTCGATCGGAAGCGTAGCCAACCCGGACAACCACACGCATATTGTGTACAGACGGCAAGCAAACGACGCCTTGACTACACGTCCGTACGGACGAGCGAGAGGAtgcgacgtcaacgaatccATACCTGCAGAAGATTACCAAGAGGCGCAACGCGGGGAATATTTACCGGGAGGAAAACTTCAAACTCTTGCGTCGGGGCTCGACCAGCAGTACGTTGTCGAagccatcgtcgtcggagatAAGGAGCTGCTCCGAAAATGGAATTACAACGTTAACAACGTCAAATATTATATCATCACCTTGATGAATATT GCATCGAGCATGTACAATAGAGACAAACTCGGCTACGACGTCCGGCTCGTTCTCACGCGAATAGCCATCTTTCAGTCTGAAAAC GCTCAGCGCGACCAACGTCTGTATATATCGCAAAATTCAAAGACGACGCTTGAGAGTTTCTGCGATTGGCAAGCGAGAACTAAACCTGAAGCAAACAGCAGACTTGCCTACGATCACGCCTTTCTATTTACGGG TTACGGATTGTGCTTTGGCCGCAACGAAGACTGCTGGGAACTTG GTCGCGCCTGGGTTCAAGGAATGTGCCGAGATAAGTACGCCTGCTCCGTTAACGCCGAAAAAGGCATGCAACTTGGATTCGTTTTTGCTCACGAGCTCGGACACAA TCTTGGAATGTCTCATGATGGTGCGAATGGAAGGTGCCGCGCTGAGAACGGCTACGTCATGAAATCGAGCACGGGGCTAGCCCAGAATATTTACCTTTGGTCAAGCTGCAGCAAGAACTATCTACTCAGTTATCTC
- the LOC136194217 gene encoding A disintegrin and metalloproteinase with thrombospondin motifs 1-like → MFNPRLRYDDPDGTGVTLPETENTPEPRPTPTPGCIRDPSRATVHGQWSGWSAPSVCSRSCGGGFQRQDRFCDRPAPQNCGQECFGDSTRYTMCNTQTCQDKTDDRLQQCQDLGQEYSSNVPKGVVMVPNYEVAEADRCKLSCKSSSDVKYTLIAAEVRDGTTCDRDTNDRCLLGKCVSVGCDNIMGSAKKFDRCGVCGGNGANCAPVKGVYNIKQQWQGYHTVITLPAKARDIVVKGSEATSFALFDTSDKRLSEFDSQSFSYGNVVFRYTAKPPRIEANGQLAKSVVLKLYTNGRNTQAPDIEYSYYLSPSVVAKDSKYEWAVVPGPCSVTCGTEEGVQSSVAECRKKSDGTSADKKNCDSSTSPPLRRRRCNQDSENVVPCPAPPTFDWFATPYGECSKSCGNGVKQRTVTCRNTKTRQVVDNDECDAATKLETETNCSNGDCLDKHKPVCKLLLKYSTCRKEVVRDFCPGSCESA, encoded by the exons ATGTTCAATCCGAGGCTCCGTTACGATGATCCCGACGGCACCGGCGTTACACTACCCGAGACCGAGAATACTCCTGAACCCCGGCCCACGCCGACTCCCGGGTGCATTCGCGACCCCAGTCGTGCCACTGTTCACGGCCAGTGGAGCGGTTGGTCGGCTCCGTCAGTATGCAGTCGATCGTGTGGCGGCGGATTTCAGAGGCAGGATCGCTTTTGCGACAGGCCAGC ACCCCAAAACTGTGGTCAGGAATGTTTTGGCGACTCAACCCGCTACACTATGTGCAATACGCAG actTGCCAAGACAAAACCGATGATCGTCTCCAACAGTGCCAAGATTTGGGCCAAGAATATTCTAGCAATGTCCCTAAAGGAGTCGTAATGGTTCCAAACTACGAAG TCGCTGAAGCCGATCGATGCAAGCTCTCGTGCAAATCCTCCAGTGACGTCAAGTATACTCTCATTGCTGCTGAAGTCAGAGACGGAACTACGTGCGACAGAGACACAAACGACCGATGTCTCTTGGGAAAGTGCGTG TCCGTTGGATGCGATAACATTATGGGATCCGCAAAGAAATTCGACCGTTGCGGAGTGTGCGGAGGAAACGGGGCCAACTGCGCGCCCGTTAAAGGCGTCTACAACATCAAGCAGCAGTGGCAAG GTTATCACACGGTCATTACTCTTCCTGCTAAGGCCAGAGACATCGTAGTGAAGGGAAGTGAAGCAACAAGTTTTG CTCTCTTCGACACGAGCGACAAACGTCTCTCCGAATTCGATTCACAGTCGTTCAGCTACGGAAACGTAGTCTTTCGTTACACGGCAAAACCACCGCGCATCGAAGCAAACGGTCAACTCGCCAAATCGGTTGTACTCAAA CTCTATACAAACGGTCGGAATACCCAGGCACCGGACATCGAATACTCGTACTATCTATCTCCATCGGTCGTCGCAAAAGACTCTAAATACGAGTGGGCAGTTGTTCCGGGTCCGTGCAGCGTCACATGCGGAACAG AGGAAGGAGTGCAGTCGTCTGTAGCAGAATGCCGTAAGAAGAGTGACGGAACTAGTGCGGATAAAAAGAACTGCGATTCTTCTACTTCGCCCCCtttgagacgtcgtcgatgtaaCCAGGATTCCGAGAACGTTGTTCCGTGTccggcgccgccgacgttcgACTGGTTTGCCACGCCGTACGGCGAGTGCAGTAAATCGTGCGGAAACGGAGTGAAACAGCGAACCGTCACGTGTCGCAATACCAAAACTCGTCAAGTCGTTGACAATGACGAATGCGATGCTGCGACTAAACTTGAGACGGAGACGAACTGCTCTAATGGCGACTGCCTGGATAAACACAAGCCAGTGTGCAAGTTGCTGCTCAAGTATTCAACGTGCAGGAAGGAGGTTGTGCGCGACTTCTGCCCTGGAAGCTGCGAGTCGGCTTAG
- the LOC136194243 gene encoding uncharacterized protein yields the protein MKSLWLLLVVVIAWNSCVESDEYTGHGGNNTSFLLVPSSGPTVCLPLDEYIQLRDGNRNSTNAPPPTSSAQSGVSSSTSLLLYRYMSPLWLETHANFTVRPSSVSAQTLEVSGTGRNVIFKVKLFEAGALDDDKAYSIQIGFFFTHPPAVSLEPLLQICDGDYCAGFWYWFQDRAGGYGSTESGSVCNIHDGSDELQLPQSTTRRWNIRLEIHPNSTSGITYVSTSSLAYEYSTKLKPSRGLHFRVCGDDLFTYQFHLFEVAVHLNE from the exons ATGAAGTCGCTCTGGTTGCTACTAGTAGTGGTCATCGCTTGGAATTCCTGTGTAGAATCAGATGAGTACACAGGTCACGGTGGCAACAATACGTCCTTTTTGCTTGTGCCGTCATCGGGGCCCACTGTGTGCCTTCCACTGGACGAGTACATTCAACTACGAGATGGCAACAGAAATTCG ACAAACGCACCCCCTCCAACGTCATCTGCCCAG AGCGGCGTTTCAAGTTCTACGTCGCTACTATTGTATCGTTATATGTCCCCTCTTTGGCTCGAAACGCATGCTAATTTCACGGTAAGACCATCTTCGGTGTCGGCACAAACTTTGGAAGTCAGTGGCACCGGACGAAATGTGATATTTAAA GTCAAATTGTTTGAAGCTGGAGCTCTAGATGACGATAAAGCCTATTCGATTCAgattggctttttctttacGCATCCCCCGGCAGTCTCTCTCGAGCCCCTTCTTCAAATCTGCGACGGAGATTACTGCGCTGGTTTCTGGTACTGGTTTCAAGACCGGGCCGGAGGTTACGGCAGCACTGAGTCAGGTAGCGTATGCAATATTCacgacggcagcgacgaaCTACAGCTACCTCAATCTACGACTCGTCGCTGGAACATTCGCCTTGAAATTCATCCCAATTCTACGTCTGGAATTACGTACGTTAGCACAAGTTCATTGGCGTATGAGTACAGTACAAAATTGAAGCCAAGCCGCGGTCTTCATTTCAGAGTGTGCGGAGATGACCTCTTCACGTATCAGTTTCATCTGTTTGAGGTGGCTGTGCATTTGAACGAATAA
- the LOC136195677 gene encoding A disintegrin and metalloproteinase with thrombospondin motifs 18-like, translating into MTQRAEKNSIRLAKTYRIYAFAATNNTLYPTDWSLVQSSCKDELARLLGSRSLDEIPDYDLVTPFQVDKHGSFHSNDLSTIHLRTRRSDYHLVKDVPAHFKVPAFGDVHHLAVSPNNELLSPGFILQVHLENGKIDTHYEYTHSQYVGTVRGDEDSHVAISNHGGNLMGVIITANVTLMLQPLPDHHSTGSEANPDNHTHIVYRRQADDDLPTPPYERARGCDVNESIPAEDYREAKKFAKTLRAMRHGEDLPPGVNLSLAAGINQQYVVEAIVVGDKELLRKWNYNVNNVKYYIITLMNTASSMYNRDKLGYDVRLILTRIAIFQSENAQRDQRLYISRNSKTTLDSFCDWQARTKPAANSRLTYDHAFLFTGYGLCFGRNEDCWELGRAWVQGMCRDKYACSVNAEKGMQLGFVFAHELGHKCELNLLISISYKPQL; encoded by the exons ATGACCCAAAGAGCAGAGAAGAACAGCATTCGACTCGCAAAAACCTACCGTATATATGCATTCGCTGCCACTAACAACACTCTGTACCCTACTGATTGGAGCCTTGTTCAGTCAAGCTGCAAAG ATGAGCTAGCTCGACTCCTCGGATCGAGATCTCTTGACGAAA TTCCAGACTACGACCTTGTGACCCCATTTCAAGTGGACAAACACGGATCGTTTCACAGTAACGATCTATCGACGATTCACTTGCGAACGCGACGCTCCGACTATCATCTCGTCAAAGACGTACCCGCTCATTTCAAAGTGCCGGCGTTCGGCGACGTGCACCACTTGGCCGTCTCGCCTAACAACGAATTGCTGTCGCCGGGCTTTATACTACAAGTCCATCTCGAGAATGGAAAAATCGACACGCACTACGAATATACTCATTCGCAGTACGTCGGCACGGTCCGTGGCGACGAAGACTCTCACGTGGCCATAAGCAATCACGGCGGAAATCTC ATGGGTGTGATCATCACAGCTAATGTGACCCTGATGCTTCAGCCTCTTCCTGACCATCACTCCACCGGAAGCGAAGCCAATCCTGACAACCACACGCATATTGTTTACAGACGCCAGGCGGACGATGACTTGCCCACACCTCCGTACGAACGAGCGAGAGGAtgcgacgtcaacgaatccATTCCTGCGGAAGATTACAGAGAGGCGAAAAAGTTCGCAAAAACATTGCGAGCAATGCGGCACGGAGAAGATTTACCGCCTGGAGTGAATCTATCTCTTGCGGCGGGTATCAATCAGCagtacgtcgtcgaagccatcgtcgtcggagatAAGGAGCTTCTTCGAAAATGGAATTACAACGTTAACAACGTCAAATATTACATCATCACCTTGATGAATACT GCATCGAGCATGTACAATAGAGACAAACTCGGCTACGACGTCCGTCTCATTCTCACGCGAATAGCCATCTTTCAGTCTGAAAAC GCTCAGCGCGACCAACGTCTGTATATATCGCGAAATTCAAAGACGACGCTTGACAGTTTCTGCGATTGGCAAGCGAGAACTAAACCTGCAGCAAACAGCAGACTTACCTACGATCACGCCTTTCTATTTACGGG TTACGGATTGTGCTTTGGCCGCAACGAAGACTGCTGGGAACTTG GTCGCGCCTGGGTTCAAGGAATGTGCCGAGATAAGTATGCCTGCTCCGTTAACGCCGAAAAAGGCATGCAACTTGGATTCGTTTTTGCTCACGAGCTCGGACACAAGTGCGAACTAAATTTACTGATCTCTATATCTTACAAACCACAATTATAG
- the LOC136194205 gene encoding A disintegrin and metalloproteinase with thrombospondin motifs 18-like, which yields MSHDGANGRCRAEDGYVMKSSTGLAQRIYLWSSCSKNYLLSYLSKGDTQCLLDNPKHFFLKFGKDYYRPPGSIYSVDQQCKFSFGSQATFCRKETRDYNVCDRLYCDDKDWPRCVTTYTGAADGTPCGCGDQRVCYDRRCVDKNSAPFPQLPEPSMFNPRLRYDDPDGDGVALPRAPSPLRTRRIPGCISNPCRASVHGQWSAWSAPSVCSRSCGGGFQRQNRFCNRPRPQNCGRECSGESTRHTECNTQKCDRCGVSVGNETNWAPIRGVYNITQQWQGYHTVTTFPTKAGNIVVKGSTSVTFALFDTSGKGLFRFLLNSETFSYGNVVFRYTAKPPRIQAIGQLSKSVVLKLYTTGQNAQTPNIEYSYYIPVISKDSDYAWAVIPGPCSVTCGTEEGVQSSVAECHKKSNGASADKKNCAASTPPPVRRRRCKHNPENVVPCPAFDWFAESYGECSKSCGYGTKQRTVTCRNSQTRQVVDNDECDATTKLETETDCSEGPCVDQHKEVCTLLLNSSTCRNTVVRQFCRGSCESA from the exons ATGTCTCATGATGGTGCGAACGGAAGGTGCCGTGCTGAGGACGGCTACGTCATGAAATCGAGCACGGGGCTAGCCCAGCGTATTTACCTTTGGTCGAGTTGCAGCAAGAACTATCTACTCAGCTATCTCAG TAAGGGCGATACACAATGTCTTCTCGACAACCCAAagcatttctttttgaagttcGGAAAAGACTACTATCGTCCGCCCGGCAGCATCTACTCCGTCGATCAACAGTGCAAATTCAGTTTTGGTTCGCAAGCTACTTTCTGCCGAAAGGAGACGCGAGATTAT AACGTGTGCGATAGACTCTACTGCGATGACAAAGACTGGCCTCGATGTGTAACGACATACACCGGAGCCGCTGACGGAACTCCGTGTGGGTGTGGAGATCAAAGG GTGTGCTATGATAGGAGATGCGTAGACAAAAACAGTGCGCCCTTTCCACAATTGCCCGAACCGAGCATGTTCAATCCGAGGCTCCGTTACGATGAtcccgacggcgacggcgttgcaCTACCTCGCGCGCCAAGCCCTCTTAGAACTCGGCGCATTCCCGGGTGCATTAGCAACCCCTGTCGAGCCTCTGTTCACGGTCAGTGGAGCGCTTGGTCGGCTCCGTCAGTGTGCAGCCGATCGTGTGGCGGCGGATTTCAGAGACAGAATCGTTTTTGCAACAGGCCACG ACCCCAAAACTGCGGTCGGGAATGTTCGGGCGAGTCAACCCGCCACACTGAGTGCAATACGCAG AAATGCGACCGCTGCGGAGTGAGCGTGGGAAACGAAACCAACTGGGCGCCCATTAGAGGTGTCTATAACATTACGCAGCAGTGGCAAG GATATCACACGGTGACTACTTTTCCTACTAAGGCCGGAAACATTGTAGTGAAGGGAAGCACATCAGTAACTTTTG CTCTTTTTGACACGAGCGGCAAAGGTCTCTTCAGATTTTTGCTCAATTCGGAAACGTTCAGCTACGGAAACGTAGTCTTTCGTTACACGGCAAAACCACCGCGCATTCAAGCGATCGGTCAACTCAGCAAATCCGTTGTACTCAAA CTCTATACGACCGGTCAGAATGCGCAGACACCAAACATTGAGTATTCGTACTACATACCAGTCATCTCAAAAGACTCTGATTACGCCTGGGCAGTTATTCCGGGTCCGTGCAGCGTCACATGCGGAACAG AGGAAGGAGTGCAGTCGTCTGTAGCAGAATGCCACAAAAAGAGCAACGGAGCTAGTGCGGATAAAAAGAACTGCGCTGCTTCTACTCCGCCCCCagtgagacgtcgtcgatgtaaACACAATCCGGAGAACGTTGTTCCGTGTCCGGCGTTTGACTGGTTTGCAGAATCGTACGGCGAGTGCAGCAAATCGTGCGGATATGGAACAAAACAGCGAACCGTCACGTGTCGCAATAGCCAAACTCGTCAAGTCGTCGACAATGACGAATGCGATGCTACGACTAAACTCGAGACCGAGACGGACTGCTCTGAGGGACCGTGTGTAGATCAACACAAGGAGGTGTGCACGTTGCTGCTCAACTCTTCAACGTGCAGGAATACCGTCGTGCGCCAATTCTGTCGTGGAAGCTGCGAGTCGGCTTAG